One region of Marivirga arenosa genomic DNA includes:
- a CDS encoding acetyl-CoA C-acyltransferase — MQEVYIVSAVRTPIGSFGGSLSSLTAVQLGSAAIKGALSKAKVDAKEVNEVFMGNVVSANLGQAPARQAAIGAGIGHNVPCTTVNKVCSSGMKAVMFGAQSIMLGHADTIVAGGMESMSNIPYYIPKARYGYKYGNGELVDGLLKDGLWEVYNQFPMGNCADNTAKEMKISREMQDDYAISSYKRVAKATEDGSFKEEIVPVEVPQRKGDPLVITEDEEYKNVKFEKIPSLRPVFAKDGTVTAANASTINDGASALVLMSKEKAEELGVKPIAKIRGFGDAAQDPMWFTTAPSLAIPIAMKRAGVTKEEVDFYEINEAFSAVAIANNMELGLDPEKVNVFGGAVALGHPLGASGARIMTTLHSVMSQKNGKIGVAGICNGGGGASAIVIEKM; from the coding sequence ATGCAAGAAGTATATATTGTGTCTGCTGTTAGGACACCAATCGGAAGTTTTGGAGGAAGTTTATCTAGCCTAACCGCTGTACAATTAGGTTCTGCGGCTATTAAAGGAGCTTTATCAAAAGCAAAGGTTGATGCTAAAGAAGTGAATGAAGTATTCATGGGTAATGTAGTGTCGGCTAATTTAGGTCAGGCTCCGGCAAGACAAGCTGCTATCGGTGCAGGTATTGGTCATAATGTTCCATGTACTACTGTAAATAAAGTTTGCTCTTCAGGAATGAAGGCCGTAATGTTTGGTGCGCAAAGCATCATGTTAGGTCATGCAGACACGATTGTTGCAGGCGGTATGGAAAGCATGTCTAATATCCCATATTATATTCCTAAAGCTCGTTATGGTTATAAATATGGTAATGGCGAGTTAGTTGATGGTTTATTGAAGGATGGACTTTGGGAAGTATATAATCAATTCCCTATGGGGAACTGTGCTGATAACACAGCTAAAGAAATGAAGATCAGCCGTGAAATGCAGGATGATTATGCGATCAGCTCTTATAAAAGAGTAGCAAAAGCAACGGAAGATGGAAGCTTCAAAGAAGAGATTGTTCCTGTAGAAGTTCCTCAGAGAAAAGGTGATCCCTTGGTTATTACTGAAGATGAGGAATACAAAAATGTAAAATTTGAGAAAATACCTTCTTTAAGACCTGTCTTTGCTAAAGATGGTACTGTAACTGCAGCTAATGCTTCTACTATTAATGATGGTGCATCTGCATTAGTATTAATGAGTAAAGAAAAAGCGGAAGAATTAGGAGTAAAACCAATCGCAAAAATTAGAGGATTTGGTGATGCAGCTCAAGATCCAATGTGGTTTACTACTGCTCCATCATTAGCTATTCCAATTGCCATGAAAAGAGCAGGCGTTACGAAAGAAGAAGTTGATTTTTATGAAATCAATGAGGCCTTCTCTGCTGTAGCAATCGCTAATAATATGGAATTAGGGTTAGATCCTGAAAAAGTGAATGTATTTGGTGGTGCTGTAGCTTTAGGACACCCATTAGGTGCTTCCGGTGCAAGAATCATGACTACCTTACACTCTGTAATGAGCCAGAAAAACGGTAAAATTGGTGTAGCAGGTATTTGTAATGGTGGTGGAGGAGCTTCTGCTATCGTTATCGAAAAAATGTAA
- a CDS encoding alpha-ketoglutarate-dependent dioxygenase AlkB family protein translates to MKLFSDPYDPNKNILPHGGIVQYHGQLFSQDEALFYFQSLMNEIDWEHDKAIIFGKEIITKRKVAWYADQAFSYTYSKVTKTAKIWTPELQEIKSKVEQQLGETFNSCLLNLYHSGEEGMAWHSDGEKDLKDNGAIASVSFGAERKFAFKHKETKEKLELILEDGSLLMMGGSCQKNWLHRLPPTKKVQMPRINLTFRTIVNQ, encoded by the coding sequence ATGAAGCTATTTTCTGATCCTTATGATCCTAATAAAAATATACTTCCTCATGGAGGTATTGTGCAATATCATGGGCAACTGTTCAGTCAGGATGAAGCATTGTTTTACTTTCAGAGTTTAATGAATGAAATAGACTGGGAACACGATAAGGCAATCATCTTTGGTAAGGAGATCATTACAAAACGAAAAGTTGCATGGTATGCTGATCAAGCATTTTCTTATACCTATTCCAAAGTCACGAAAACTGCAAAAATTTGGACTCCAGAACTTCAGGAAATCAAAAGTAAAGTGGAACAGCAATTAGGAGAAACATTTAATTCATGTTTATTGAATCTATATCATTCAGGAGAGGAGGGGATGGCTTGGCATAGTGATGGAGAAAAAGATTTAAAGGATAATGGAGCCATAGCTTCAGTCAGTTTCGGTGCAGAACGAAAATTTGCTTTTAAGCATAAGGAAACTAAGGAAAAGCTAGAGTTGATCCTCGAGGATGGTAGCTTATTAATGATGGGAGGGAGTTGTCAGAAGAACTGGTTGCATCGTTTACCGCCAACTAAAAAGGTGCAAATGCCAAGAATTAATTTGACATTTAGAACCATCGTGAATCAATAA
- a CDS encoding enoyl-CoA hydratase/isomerase family protein, which translates to MEFTKIEIKERIGFITLNRPDKRNALSYEFVGELKQAFSELKENDDAKVIVLRAEGKAFCAGADLAYIQGLQNNTYEENLEDSNHLKELFYQIYTYPKVVIAEIQGHALAGGCGLATVCDFSYTVPHAKFGYTEVKIGFIPAIVKVFLLRKIGEGKSKELLLSGRLYEANDAKNMGLVNEVVEADKLSETVYDFAQELIQNNSGQSMAYTKQMIAEVQEKGLEEGLQYAAEQNAKARASEDCKKGIAAFLNKETPKW; encoded by the coding sequence ATGGAATTTACGAAAATTGAAATTAAAGAAAGAATAGGTTTTATCACATTAAACCGACCAGACAAAAGGAATGCACTCAGTTACGAATTTGTTGGAGAGTTGAAACAAGCCTTTTCGGAACTAAAAGAAAATGATGATGCAAAAGTAATTGTATTACGAGCAGAAGGTAAAGCTTTTTGTGCCGGTGCAGATTTAGCCTACATTCAAGGACTGCAAAACAACACTTATGAGGAAAATTTGGAGGACTCCAACCATTTAAAAGAGCTTTTCTATCAAATATACACTTATCCAAAAGTTGTAATTGCTGAAATTCAAGGTCATGCATTAGCAGGAGGATGTGGTTTAGCAACCGTTTGTGATTTCTCCTACACTGTACCTCATGCGAAATTTGGTTATACAGAAGTTAAAATAGGTTTCATTCCAGCGATTGTAAAAGTATTTTTATTAAGAAAAATCGGAGAAGGTAAATCTAAAGAATTACTATTATCTGGAAGACTATATGAAGCAAATGATGCTAAAAATATGGGCTTAGTAAATGAGGTTGTGGAAGCCGATAAACTTTCAGAAACTGTTTATGATTTTGCACAAGAACTCATTCAAAACAATTCAGGTCAATCTATGGCCTACACCAAACAAATGATTGCAGAGGTGCAAGAAAAAGGACTTGAAGAAGGATTACAATATGCTGCTGAACAAAATGCTAAAGCTAGAGCTTCAGAAGATTGTAAAAAAGGAATTGCTGCATTCTTAAATAAAGAAACACCTAAATGGTAA
- a CDS encoding DUF6992 family protein: MRKFLFSLSIVFFLVSFDAFSQNLDISSAYQNDVKIRKTGMAILGSWALVNIASGAIGRSSGVGQNAYFHEMNLMWNLVNLGIAGAGYYFTATGDMPSNASDLLSDQVTFQKTLLFNAGLDLAYIAGGFYLLERAKNTTSRPERLRGYGKSIVLQGSFLFAFDLILHTIHTNKSSQISDFLSHVYFQNNQIGIVMGL; this comes from the coding sequence ATGCGTAAGTTCTTGTTTTCTCTCTCGATTGTATTCTTTTTAGTAAGTTTTGATGCCTTTTCTCAAAATCTTGATATTAGTTCGGCCTATCAAAATGATGTGAAAATCAGAAAGACAGGAATGGCAATCTTAGGAAGTTGGGCTCTTGTAAATATAGCTTCTGGAGCAATAGGAAGAAGTAGTGGGGTTGGGCAAAATGCGTATTTCCATGAGATGAACTTAATGTGGAATTTAGTGAATTTAGGAATAGCGGGTGCGGGATATTATTTTACTGCTACTGGTGATATGCCATCAAATGCTTCTGATTTACTTTCTGATCAAGTTACGTTTCAAAAGACTTTACTTTTTAATGCGGGTTTAGATTTAGCCTATATAGCAGGGGGCTTTTATTTGTTAGAAAGAGCTAAAAATACCACGAGCCGGCCTGAGCGATTAAGAGGGTATGGGAAATCAATAGTTTTACAAGGTAGCTTTCTATTCGCCTTTGATTTGATCTTGCATACCATTCATACCAATAAAAGCAGCCAAATTTCAGACTTTTTATCTCATGTTTATTTCCAAAACAACCAAATTGGAATAGTAATGGGATTGTAA
- a CDS encoding GH3 family domain-containing protein has protein sequence MTLLGNLIKQGIRIRESLDQDYTPPFELQKTEFRKLIIAARNTQFGKAYDFSNILKSLKKHEHKSFYEDFKSHVPVHDYNKMFENWWHKCLDGEKDVTWPGTIKYFALSSGTSGASSKHIPVSSEMVRAIQKTSVRQILSLSRYEGLPSSVFEGGTLMVGGSTDLQDNGNYAEGDLSGITTSNLPFWFQRFYKPGKKISKKKDWEEKLDQMTLKAKDWDITIIAGVPAWITILIEKIIKHYNLKNIHEIWPNFEIYVHGGVAFEPYKTGFKKLLGREINYIETYLASEGFIAFQANQGVDSMKLVLNNGIFYEFVPFVEENFDDDGNIVDHPETLMIDEVEENIEYALLISTCSGAWRYLIGDTIKFVSKPDSEIIITGRTKHFLSLCGEHLSVDNMNHALLDVAKEMNFDLKEFTVLGVKHGSLFGHDWYIGTDTPDINEGELKEKLDAKLKEVNDDYKVERIAALKDINVKVLPNKVFIEFMELKGKVGGQNKFPRVLKGEKQSDWNNYLSEIGVN, from the coding sequence ATGACACTGCTAGGCAACCTCATTAAACAAGGGATACGAATTCGAGAGAGTTTGGATCAGGATTATACTCCTCCATTTGAATTGCAAAAAACTGAATTCAGAAAATTGATAATTGCTGCTAGAAATACACAATTTGGCAAAGCATATGACTTCTCAAATATTTTAAAATCATTAAAAAAACATGAGCATAAATCTTTTTACGAAGATTTTAAAAGTCATGTCCCAGTTCATGATTATAATAAGATGTTTGAGAATTGGTGGCATAAATGTTTGGATGGAGAAAAGGACGTGACCTGGCCAGGAACCATTAAATATTTTGCTTTAAGTTCAGGTACTTCAGGTGCAAGTTCAAAACATATCCCAGTATCATCTGAAATGGTAAGAGCTATTCAGAAGACGAGTGTTCGCCAAATTTTGTCTTTGTCCAGATATGAAGGTTTGCCTTCTTCAGTATTTGAAGGCGGAACGCTAATGGTAGGAGGAAGCACTGATTTACAGGATAATGGAAATTATGCGGAAGGTGATTTAAGTGGAATTACAACTTCAAATTTACCCTTTTGGTTTCAACGATTTTATAAGCCAGGCAAAAAGATATCCAAGAAAAAAGATTGGGAAGAAAAGCTGGATCAAATGACTTTGAAGGCTAAAGATTGGGACATAACTATCATAGCAGGTGTGCCCGCTTGGATTACTATTTTGATTGAAAAGATAATCAAACATTATAATCTGAAAAACATACATGAGATCTGGCCTAATTTTGAGATTTATGTGCACGGAGGTGTAGCATTTGAACCATATAAAACTGGTTTTAAGAAGTTGCTAGGTAGAGAAATCAATTATATAGAAACTTATTTAGCCTCAGAGGGATTTATAGCTTTTCAAGCCAATCAAGGTGTGGATAGCATGAAATTGGTTTTGAATAATGGTATATTCTATGAATTTGTTCCTTTTGTAGAAGAGAATTTTGATGATGATGGTAATATTGTAGATCATCCAGAAACTTTAATGATTGATGAGGTAGAGGAAAATATTGAATATGCTTTGTTAATTTCTACTTGTTCTGGTGCGTGGCGTTATTTAATAGGAGATACTATTAAATTTGTTTCAAAGCCAGATTCGGAAATTATAATTACAGGTAGAACTAAGCATTTCTTAAGTCTCTGCGGTGAGCATTTATCGGTAGATAATATGAATCATGCTCTTCTTGATGTTGCTAAAGAAATGAATTTTGATTTGAAGGAGTTTACGGTTTTAGGTGTAAAACATGGTTCCCTTTTTGGACACGATTGGTATATTGGAACCGATACACCAGATATTAATGAGGGTGAATTGAAGGAAAAGCTAGATGCAAAGCTTAAGGAAGTAAATGATGATTATAAAGTTGAGCGAATTGCTGCATTAAAAGATATCAACGTAAAAGTTTTACCCAATAAAGTATTTATTGAATTTATGGAATTAAAAGGAAAAGTGGGTGGACAAAATAAATTTCCAAGAGTGTTGAAAGGGGAAAAACAATCAGATTGGAATAATTATTTAAGTGAGATTGGAGTAAATTAA
- a CDS encoding LysE family translocator: MLAVISKGILFGLLLAVMLGPVFFALIQNSIIKGFKAGIYMAIGIAVADTSYIFLMYFGVKLFQNNDVVSFWMGVLGGLIILISGILSVRKKTIHLESQEVNTQKTNFFKQFAKGFILNGINPFVLLYWLGVMTLVTKSYGYTQTEVIVFFSGIIGTLIITDFSKVALSHRLRTWVTPKRLNVLNKIVGVALILFSFRLFYHAVEHYNF; this comes from the coding sequence ATGTTAGCAGTAATTTCTAAGGGAATCTTATTTGGATTATTACTGGCCGTAATGTTAGGGCCAGTTTTTTTTGCGCTTATTCAAAATAGCATTATTAAGGGATTTAAGGCAGGTATTTATATGGCTATCGGTATAGCGGTGGCGGATACTTCTTACATTTTTTTAATGTATTTTGGAGTTAAGCTTTTTCAAAATAATGATGTTGTGTCCTTTTGGATGGGAGTATTAGGAGGATTAATCATTCTTATTTCAGGTATATTGAGTGTGAGAAAGAAAACTATTCATTTGGAAAGTCAGGAAGTGAATACTCAAAAGACAAATTTCTTTAAGCAATTTGCGAAAGGGTTTATATTAAATGGGATCAATCCATTTGTTTTGTTATACTGGTTAGGTGTAATGACTTTAGTGACTAAAAGCTATGGTTACACTCAAACTGAAGTTATTGTATTCTTCTCTGGAATTATAGGAACTCTTATCATCACAGATTTTTCAAAAGTTGCTCTTTCTCATAGGCTCCGAACCTGGGTAACGCCTAAGCGATTAAATGTTTTAAACAAAATAGTAGGGGTAGCACTTATATTGTTTTCATTTAGGCTCTTTTATCATGCCGTAGAACATTATAATTTTTAG
- a CDS encoding secondary thiamine-phosphate synthase enzyme YjbQ, protein MKTLQHTFQLKPYLRGFHLIEREIDQNMPELKNIEAGIVHIFIHHTSAGLTLNENADPTVRGDFERHFNKMVPENMDYYQHTIEGSDDMPAHIKASLLGSSVSLPLSNGKLLTGTWQGVYLCEHRNHAGGRKITITVMGD, encoded by the coding sequence ATGAAAACATTACAACACACTTTTCAGCTAAAACCTTACCTTAGAGGTTTTCATTTAATAGAAAGAGAAATTGATCAAAATATGCCTGAATTAAAAAATATTGAGGCTGGGATTGTTCATATCTTTATTCATCACACTTCTGCTGGACTTACCTTAAATGAAAATGCAGATCCTACGGTAAGAGGTGATTTCGAACGTCATTTCAATAAGATGGTGCCTGAAAACATGGACTATTACCAACACACTATTGAAGGCTCAGATGATATGCCTGCCCATATTAAAGCCTCCCTTCTTGGAAGCTCCGTAAGTTTGCCCCTAAGTAATGGAAAGCTGTTAACCGGTACCTGGCAAGGTGTTTATTTATGTGAACATAGAAACCATGCAGGAGGTAGAAAAATTACTATTACAGTGATGGGAGATTAA
- a CDS encoding vWA domain-containing protein → MTWISSLGFEEIIFIIIFLILYFAYTFRVFTVAKRVGQAYSNILPKFLLRSLMFALLIISLLGPSFGDDKKEIKAVGKDIMIAVDLSASMDAYDVAPTRLEKIKYELKNIVDAFSSDRIGLLIFSSESFVQCPLTYDQNALNLFIETLNTRLVPGSSTDFGGALNMAHDKLTSEEAPSSKQKSKIIILISDGEDFGDDTESEVNKINESGIRLFTLGVGTEEGSKIRTSRGFRKDKNGKDIITKLDSRSMRNLADETDGEYFEINQEDNEVGRLIATINNIEGELKDAKTVDVSANKYFYFLLAAIILLMIDLVTTLKIIKI, encoded by the coding sequence ATGACTTGGATTTCGTCCCTCGGATTTGAGGAGATTATTTTTATCATCATTTTTCTGATTCTATATTTTGCCTATACCTTTAGAGTATTTACGGTTGCTAAAAGGGTAGGACAGGCTTATTCTAATATCCTACCAAAGTTTTTATTGAGGTCGTTAATGTTTGCTTTATTAATTATCTCTTTATTAGGCCCTTCATTTGGCGATGATAAAAAAGAAATCAAAGCAGTGGGGAAGGATATTATGATTGCTGTTGACCTTTCTGCTTCTATGGATGCCTATGATGTGGCACCTACCAGACTTGAGAAAATTAAATATGAGCTAAAAAATATTGTAGATGCTTTTAGTTCAGACAGAATAGGCTTGTTAATCTTTTCTTCTGAATCATTTGTTCAATGTCCTTTAACTTATGATCAAAATGCATTGAACTTATTTATCGAGACTTTAAATACTCGCCTAGTACCAGGGAGCAGTACAGACTTTGGGGGTGCATTAAATATGGCGCATGATAAATTAACTTCAGAAGAAGCGCCCTCCAGTAAACAAAAATCGAAGATTATCATTCTTATTAGTGATGGGGAAGATTTTGGAGACGATACCGAAAGTGAAGTAAATAAAATCAATGAATCTGGAATCCGTTTGTTTACTTTAGGCGTTGGAACAGAAGAGGGGAGTAAAATTAGAACTTCTAGAGGATTCAGAAAGGATAAAAACGGAAAAGATATCATCACTAAATTAGATTCTCGTTCTATGAGAAATCTTGCTGATGAAACTGATGGTGAGTATTTTGAAATTAATCAGGAAGATAATGAGGTGGGGAGATTGATTGCTACCATCAACAATATTGAAGGGGAACTGAAAGATGCCAAAACGGTAGATGTATCGGCTAATAAGTACTTCTACTTCTTATTGGCTGCTATTATTTTGTTAATGATAGATTTAGTAACCACACTTAAAATCATAAAAATATGA
- a CDS encoding DUF423 domain-containing protein: MTSKIIIIIGSISGAISVILGAFGAHALKDSLTASGRLDTYETAVKYQMYHSLALILLGMLMLQFQHKFLNYASYSFLIGMVIFSGSLYLLCATGITKLGAITPIGGLFLIAAWVLMAIGVGKTAL; this comes from the coding sequence ATGACAAGTAAAATAATCATCATCATTGGAAGTATATCAGGAGCAATATCTGTTATTTTGGGAGCATTTGGAGCTCATGCATTGAAAGATAGTTTAACAGCTTCAGGCAGATTAGATACCTACGAAACGGCTGTAAAATATCAAATGTATCATAGCCTAGCTCTAATACTTTTGGGTATGCTTATGCTTCAGTTTCAACATAAATTCTTGAATTATGCATCTTATTCTTTTTTAATAGGGATGGTCATTTTCTCAGGAAGTTTATACTTATTATGCGCAACTGGAATTACAAAGCTTGGTGCGATTACACCCATAGGAGGACTATTTTTAATTGCAGCCTGGGTATTAATGGCAATTGGAGTTGGTAAAACTGCCTTATAA
- a CDS encoding YggS family pyridoxal phosphate-dependent enzyme, with protein sequence MSIAENLQEIKSSLGDCKLIAVSKTKPKEDLMEAYEAGQRALGENKVQELCDKAEDLPKDIEWHMIGHLQRNKVKYIAPFVHLIHSVDSVRLLKEINKQGKKIDRVIPVLLQMHIAEEESKFGLDEKELDELLSSDAFKEMEHIEVKGLMGMATFTDDEDKIRREFKSLKKTFDKISKQYNDDKLNLHELSMGMSGDYQIAIEEGSTMVRIGSKIFGERG encoded by the coding sequence ATGAGTATAGCGGAAAACTTACAAGAAATCAAATCATCACTTGGCGATTGTAAACTGATTGCGGTTAGTAAAACAAAACCAAAAGAAGATTTAATGGAAGCTTATGAAGCGGGTCAAAGAGCCTTAGGTGAAAATAAAGTACAGGAACTTTGTGACAAGGCAGAAGACTTGCCAAAAGATATTGAATGGCACATGATTGGCCATTTACAAAGAAATAAGGTGAAGTACATAGCACCTTTTGTGCATTTAATTCATTCTGTAGATAGCGTTCGTCTATTAAAAGAAATAAATAAACAAGGCAAGAAGATTGATCGCGTTATACCCGTATTATTACAAATGCATATTGCGGAAGAGGAAAGTAAATTCGGTTTAGATGAAAAGGAGTTGGATGAATTACTATCCTCAGATGCATTTAAGGAAATGGAACATATAGAAGTAAAAGGCCTTATGGGTATGGCTACTTTCACTGATGATGAAGATAAAATTAGAAGAGAATTTAAAAGTCTGAAAAAGACATTTGATAAAATCTCCAAGCAGTATAATGATGATAAACTAAACCTACATGAACTTTCTATGGGTATGAGTGGTGATTATCAAATTGCAATTGAAGAAGGAAGCACTATGGTTAGAATTGGAAGTAAAATTTTTGGAGAACGGGGATAG
- a CDS encoding toxin-antitoxin system YwqK family antitoxin: MRVLLLNIAFLFIGLQILSAQELQKITNFYDSAESMPKEVYFIANNDSSQIEGDYKKYYESGELLAKGSFHNGKEEGIFKMFYPTGELMRTTEFKEGNRYGKTIVYNEEGKVLQEAQFEEDTLNGKLKIYYATGNLKSESDFVNGKPEGEVLEYFPDGTLSQRIKYSNGEPNGLTERFYPNGNKKTQEEYINGKLSGPFKTFYPNGQLETVFENKGGVRSGEFKNYDKEGNLLLIGQYKNGVLEGENISYYPSGEIKAKRNYKNGNLSGEFLEYDSEGNLLTKSVYSDEAKQKYVEQFWDNGELKSEQYFKVDEPFGEWKYYNKEGELIKVENYSSGRLHGAYAEYYDEGGLKYEVNYQVGKKSGLEISYFENGEQKETTIYKFGKAHGEYLKYYDNGNVALSGKYAGNKKIEDWKYFNKEGELIKTEVYFNDQLKETKFPEEEN; the protein is encoded by the coding sequence ATGAGGGTATTACTACTTAATATTGCTTTCTTATTTATCGGCTTACAGATTCTAAGCGCTCAGGAACTGCAGAAGATTACTAATTTTTATGATAGCGCTGAAAGTATGCCTAAGGAGGTGTATTTCATTGCTAATAATGATAGCAGCCAAATCGAGGGTGATTATAAAAAATATTATGAAAGTGGTGAGCTTTTAGCAAAGGGTTCATTTCATAATGGTAAGGAAGAAGGCATCTTCAAAATGTTCTATCCTACAGGCGAGTTGATGAGAACTACTGAGTTTAAGGAGGGGAATAGGTATGGAAAAACCATAGTTTATAATGAAGAAGGAAAAGTATTACAGGAAGCACAATTCGAAGAAGATACTCTAAATGGTAAATTGAAGATTTATTATGCAACTGGGAATCTAAAAAGTGAAAGTGATTTTGTAAATGGGAAACCTGAAGGGGAGGTATTAGAATATTTTCCTGATGGGACATTATCTCAACGCATTAAATATAGTAATGGTGAACCGAATGGTTTAACTGAAAGATTTTATCCTAATGGGAATAAGAAAACTCAAGAAGAATATATAAATGGAAAGCTAAGTGGACCGTTTAAAACTTTCTATCCAAACGGCCAGCTTGAAACAGTTTTTGAGAATAAAGGTGGCGTGAGGTCAGGTGAATTTAAAAACTATGATAAAGAAGGTAATCTACTGCTAATAGGCCAATACAAAAATGGAGTATTAGAAGGTGAAAATATTTCCTATTATCCTAGTGGAGAAATTAAAGCCAAAAGAAATTATAAAAACGGGAATTTAAGTGGTGAATTTTTAGAATATGATTCAGAAGGAAACTTACTCACTAAATCGGTTTACTCTGATGAGGCAAAGCAAAAGTACGTAGAGCAATTTTGGGATAATGGAGAATTAAAGTCAGAACAATATTTTAAGGTTGATGAGCCTTTTGGTGAATGGAAGTATTACAATAAAGAAGGGGAATTAATTAAGGTAGAAAATTATAGTAGTGGCAGACTACATGGGGCGTATGCAGAATATTATGATGAGGGAGGATTGAAGTATGAGGTGAATTATCAAGTCGGTAAAAAATCAGGTTTAGAGATTTCTTATTTTGAGAATGGAGAGCAAAAAGAAACCACTATTTATAAATTTGGTAAAGCGCATGGAGAATACCTCAAATATTATGATAATGGAAATGTAGCTTTAAGCGGAAAGTATGCCGGAAATAAAAAAATAGAAGATTGGAAATACTTCAATAAAGAGGGTGAATTAATAAAGACTGAAGTTTATTTTAACGATCAGTTAAAAGAAACTAAGTTTCCTGAAGAAGAAAACTAG
- a CDS encoding tetratricopeptide repeat protein yields MKSVFFTISFFLLSISVLAIDPVGKIAKANAAKERAAEALKNGDYEKVIEHYTYLLDSLNYESPQAELNRAHAYFQLKDTVNSYDAYRRVADSDNKELKSKALLQLGNLSEMQKEYENALSFYKEALRADPGNQKARYNYELLKKKMQQQEQQNQDQQDQNKDQNDQQQDQENKDQENKDQQSKEDQNSENQKNEENQENKSEDQNSEEEQQKENAEQQQEGEQSEDEKSEQEKEQQQQQEQQKEGEQKENADDQKMDPATKQKLKEMNISEEKAQMILEALRNKESQYFQQLRKKATKKQDSGKPDW; encoded by the coding sequence ATGAAAAGTGTATTCTTTACAATATCATTTTTTTTGCTTTCCATAAGTGTTTTAGCTATTGATCCTGTAGGGAAAATAGCAAAGGCAAATGCAGCGAAAGAGAGGGCTGCCGAAGCTTTAAAAAACGGTGATTACGAAAAGGTAATTGAACATTATACCTATTTGTTAGATTCATTGAATTACGAAAGTCCTCAAGCGGAATTGAATAGAGCCCACGCTTATTTCCAATTAAAGGATACTGTAAATTCATATGATGCTTATAGAAGAGTAGCTGATTCTGATAATAAAGAACTGAAGTCGAAGGCTTTATTGCAATTGGGGAATCTTTCTGAAATGCAAAAGGAATATGAAAATGCGCTTTCTTTTTATAAGGAGGCATTACGTGCTGATCCTGGCAATCAAAAAGCGAGATATAATTATGAGTTGCTAAAAAAGAAAATGCAGCAACAAGAACAACAAAATCAGGATCAGCAAGATCAAAATAAGGATCAAAACGATCAGCAGCAAGATCAAGAAAATAAGGATCAAGAAAATAAAGATCAGCAAAGCAAGGAAGATCAAAATTCGGAGAATCAGAAAAACGAAGAGAATCAAGAGAATAAATCTGAAGATCAGAATAGCGAAGAAGAACAGCAAAAAGAGAATGCTGAACAGCAGCAAGAGGGTGAGCAAAGTGAAGATGAAAAATCAGAACAGGAAAAAGAGCAGCAACAGCAGCAAGAGCAACAAAAAGAAGGAGAACAGAAAGAAAATGCTGACGATCAGAAGATGGATCCAGCTACTAAACAGAAGCTAAAAGAGATGAATATTTCAGAAGAAAAAGCGCAAATGATTTTGGAGGCTTTAAGAAATAAAGAATCTCAATATTTTCAGCAGTTGAGAAAAAAAGCAACAAAAAAACAAGATTCCGGAAAGCCGGATTGGTAA